A part of Halictus rubicundus isolate RS-2024b chromosome 4, iyHalRubi1_principal, whole genome shotgun sequence genomic DNA contains:
- the LOC143353579 gene encoding uncharacterized protein LOC143353579 isoform X2 produces MNLSRCIYILFPVFVIILSVSCEDENYFENLSDPDDMVDPHSFYYDKHSKKMVDDVGSGIKSKDSTMEYSEIKKERKYEKQVDNYESHEAIFYKRLINLLLLNMNVKEEDDILLVGTLEFEMSHAQMKILQNFQTQKVSLREVDEILSTTIKKPYRNMFDVTEFFNILFRTFVITLRTVENHPDAVILVVVMLMFGLMLRMIKQGRGFPMFIIIQVIFILSFFMTWWHLIQEAEIKSMAEQMKFSNIPISCQPDKMSTWDKFVSFLNFNDDCEKYHQAMMSNPKLKVTPAHALSHLLTTVILNPIVHMGTVVSGFINNATDGLPWFYGWMVKLMLFFSIAIVIILSPICLSGASINLGVGPLLRFGIDYHRNHRKGNSIQYENKRQPVQDIVPQVMYCSLKTPAIAAAPVAEQLKQIESSEAKVQTDNSLKESDTRKEDKDLSGGDSRKIIEFLKNDVEESKQCDKISETVTVKHDGSGDN; encoded by the exons ATGAATTTAAGTCGgtgtatttatatattgtttCCTGTCTTCGTTATTATTTTAAGTGTTAGTTGTGaagatgaaaattattttgaaaatctgTC GGATCCTGACGATATGGTAGATCCACATTCTTTTTACTATGATAAGCACAGCAAAAAGATGGTTGATGATGTAGGAAGCGGTATAAAAAG CAAAGATTCAACAATGGAATACAGTGAAATTAAGAAAGAACGTAAATATGAAAAACAAGTAGATAACTATGAGAGCCATGAAGCTATCTTTTATAAGCgtcttattaatttattattactaaatATGAATGTAAAG GAAGAGGATGATATATTATTAGTAGGAACATTAGAATTTGAGATGTCTCATGcacaaatgaaaattttacaaAACTTCCAAACACAAAAAGTTTCTTTAAGAGAGGTTGATGAAATATTGAGTACTACAATAAAGAAACCCTACCGCAACATGTTTGATGTCACGGAGTTTTTCAATATATTATTCCGAACATTTGTAATAACACTTAGAACTGTAGAAAATCAT CCTGATGCAGTAATACTTGTAGTTGTAATGCTAATGTTTGGGCTAATGTTGAGAATGATTAAACAAGGACGAGGATTTCCAATGTTCATTATAATACAAGTCATATTCATACTGAGTTTCTTTATGACGTGGTGGCATCTTATACAA GAGGCAGAAATCAAATCTATGGCAgaacaaatgaaattttcgaATATACCAATATCATGCCAGCCAGATAAAATGAGCACGTGGGacaaatttgtttcatttctaAATT TTAATGATGATTGCGAAAAATATCATCAAGCAATGATGTCTAATCCAAAACTAAAAGTTACTCCTGCACATGCATTATCACACCTTCTTACTACAGTTATTCTTAATCCAATCGTTCATATGGGAACTGTTGTTTCCGGTTTTATAAATAATGCAACAG ATGGTCTACCATGGTTTTATGGGTGGATGGTTAAGTTAATGCTCTTCTTTAGTATAGCTATAGTTATAATTTTATCACCGATCTGTCTGTCCGGCGCATCTATTAATCTAGGCGTGGGGCCTTTATTGAGATTCGGAATTGATTACCACAGAAACCATAGAAAAGGTAATTCAATACAATATGAAAACAAACGACAACCTGTGCAAGATATAGTTCCTCAGGTAATGTATTGTTCCTTAA AAACGCCGGCCATAGCGGCTGCACCGGTCGCAGAGCAATTGAAACAAATAGAATCTTCTGAAGCTAAAGTCCAAACAGATAATAGTTTGAAAGAAAGCGATACAAGGAAAGAAGATAAAGATTTATCTGGCGGCGATTCTCGAAAGATtattgaatttttgaaaaatgatgTAGAAGAGTCTAAGCAGTGTGACAAAATTAGTGAAACCGTCACTGTCAAGCACGACGGAAGTGGagataattga
- the LOC143353579 gene encoding uncharacterized protein LOC143353579 isoform X1 — protein sequence MNLSRCIYILFPVFVIILSVSCEDENYFENLSDPDDMVDPHSFYYDKHSKKMVDDVGSGIKSKDSTMEYSEIKKERKYEKQVDNYESHEAIFYKRLINLLLLNMNVKEEDDILLVGTLEFEMSHAQMKILQNFQTQKVSLREVDEILSTTIKKPYRNMFDVTEFFNILFRTFVITLRTVENHPDAVILVVVMLMFGLMLRMIKQGRGFPMFIIIQVIFILSFFMTWWHLIQEAEIKSMAEQMKFSNIPISCQPDKMSTWDKFVSFLNFNDDCEKYHQAMMSNPKLKVTPAHALSHLLTTVILNPIVHMGTVVSGFINNATDGLPWFYGWMVKLMLFFSIAIVIILSPICLSGASINLGVGPLLRFGIDYHRNHRKGNSIQYENKRQPVQDIVPQVQGVNAPAKVETPAIAAAPVAEQLKQIESSEAKVQTDNSLKESDTRKEDKDLSGGDSRKIIEFLKNDVEESKQCDKISETVTVKHDGSGDN from the exons ATGAATTTAAGTCGgtgtatttatatattgtttCCTGTCTTCGTTATTATTTTAAGTGTTAGTTGTGaagatgaaaattattttgaaaatctgTC GGATCCTGACGATATGGTAGATCCACATTCTTTTTACTATGATAAGCACAGCAAAAAGATGGTTGATGATGTAGGAAGCGGTATAAAAAG CAAAGATTCAACAATGGAATACAGTGAAATTAAGAAAGAACGTAAATATGAAAAACAAGTAGATAACTATGAGAGCCATGAAGCTATCTTTTATAAGCgtcttattaatttattattactaaatATGAATGTAAAG GAAGAGGATGATATATTATTAGTAGGAACATTAGAATTTGAGATGTCTCATGcacaaatgaaaattttacaaAACTTCCAAACACAAAAAGTTTCTTTAAGAGAGGTTGATGAAATATTGAGTACTACAATAAAGAAACCCTACCGCAACATGTTTGATGTCACGGAGTTTTTCAATATATTATTCCGAACATTTGTAATAACACTTAGAACTGTAGAAAATCAT CCTGATGCAGTAATACTTGTAGTTGTAATGCTAATGTTTGGGCTAATGTTGAGAATGATTAAACAAGGACGAGGATTTCCAATGTTCATTATAATACAAGTCATATTCATACTGAGTTTCTTTATGACGTGGTGGCATCTTATACAA GAGGCAGAAATCAAATCTATGGCAgaacaaatgaaattttcgaATATACCAATATCATGCCAGCCAGATAAAATGAGCACGTGGGacaaatttgtttcatttctaAATT TTAATGATGATTGCGAAAAATATCATCAAGCAATGATGTCTAATCCAAAACTAAAAGTTACTCCTGCACATGCATTATCACACCTTCTTACTACAGTTATTCTTAATCCAATCGTTCATATGGGAACTGTTGTTTCCGGTTTTATAAATAATGCAACAG ATGGTCTACCATGGTTTTATGGGTGGATGGTTAAGTTAATGCTCTTCTTTAGTATAGCTATAGTTATAATTTTATCACCGATCTGTCTGTCCGGCGCATCTATTAATCTAGGCGTGGGGCCTTTATTGAGATTCGGAATTGATTACCACAGAAACCATAGAAAAGGTAATTCAATACAATATGAAAACAAACGACAACCTGTGCAAGATATAGTTCCTCAG gTGCAAGGCGTCAATGCACCGGCCAAGGTAGAAACGCCGGCCATAGCGGCTGCACCGGTCGCAGAGCAATTGAAACAAATAGAATCTTCTGAAGCTAAAGTCCAAACAGATAATAGTTTGAAAGAAAGCGATACAAGGAAAGAAGATAAAGATTTATCTGGCGGCGATTCTCGAAAGATtattgaatttttgaaaaatgatgTAGAAGAGTCTAAGCAGTGTGACAAAATTAGTGAAACCGTCACTGTCAAGCACGACGGAAGTGGagataattga
- the LOC143353576 gene encoding putative fatty acyl-CoA reductase CG8306, whose protein sequence is MVSDVTRFYSDKTIFLTGGTGFLGLCLIEKFLRTIPDVKNIYLLLRPKKGKQMKERLEEVKKSSVFNRLKEENKADLLDKLIPVAGDVGEENLGLSSVDRLTLVEEVQIVFHSAATLDFEADLKSTTNCNVLGTRRVVELCQEMRDLKAMIHVSSAYVNSYLLEAEEIVYPPPYDVNELLRLVKSLDDAALKTETANILKDHPNPYTFTKHLAEHEVKNGRIPAAIVRPSMILAAWKEPVPGWTVSKNGPQGFLMGASKGIVRRLPVAKNLIYDYIPVDIVVNNLIVGAYAVYRDGGKELKVYHCTSSTCNPFRWTDVEHKVNVYLHKYPLVSAVWYPHLKLLSSIFLFRLSAIFMHFIPAYILDTVTKLAGGRPILVKLHTNVNNSLDRLRKFIFTEWKYPNPGQIELHKSLSDEDKQSFNLDIKSLVWVEFFADLTQGVRTYLNHEPPKTLSKARSKDKTLMVTHLGLQAALLGLVWWLVKMIFASTWTKTGFVVPLVYIMFDML, encoded by the exons ATGGTGTCGGACGTAACGAGATTCTACAGCGACAAAACGATTTTTCTCACCGGCGGTACTGGATTCCTCGGGCTATGTCTGATCGAGAAATTCTTACGAACAATCCCAGACGTgaagaatatttatttactaTTACGGCCGAAAAAGGGTAAACAAATGAAGGAGAGGTTGGAAGAGGTTAAGAAAAGTTCG GTATTTAATAGACTGAAGGAAGAAAACAAGGCAGATCTTCTTGATAAATTAATTCCTGTTGCCGGTGATGTGGGGGAAGAAAATTTGGGACTGTCATCTGTGGATAGGTTGACCTTGGTCGAAGAAGTTCAAATTGTTTTCCACTCTGCAGCAACGCTAGATTTTGAAGCAGACTTGAAGAGTACTACTAACTGTAACGTGCTGGGAACACGCAGAGTTGTTGAACTTTGCCAAGAAATGAGAGACTTGAAG GCAATGATACATGTTTCTAGTGCCTATGTTAACTCATATTTACTGGAAGCAGAGGAAATTGTCTATCCTCCTCCATATGATGTAAATGAATTACTCAGATTGGTCAAATCACTGGATGATGCCGCTCTAAAGACAGAAACTGCAAATATACTAAAAGATCATCCAAACCCTTACACGTTCACGAAACATTTAGCTGAACACGAGGTTAAAAACGGACGCATTCCAGCTGCTATTGTACGTCCTTCAATGA TTCTTGCTGCATGGAAAGAACCAGTTCCTGGATGGACAGTATCCAAAAATGGCCCACAAGGATTTTTGATGGGTGCTAGCAAAGGCATAGTGAGAAGATTACCAGTTGCAAAAAATTTGATTTATGATTACATTCCAGTAGATATTGTTGTAAACAATCTTATTGTGGGAGCCTATGCAGTTTACCGAGATgg TGGAAAAGAGTTGAAAGTGTATCATTGTACAAGTAGTACATGTAATCCTTTTAGATGGACTGATGTAGAACACAAAGTAAATGTGTACTTGCATAAGTACCCACTAGTAAGTGCAGTGTGGTATCCACACCTGAAACTGCTatcatcaatatttttattcagaCTTTCTGCAATCTTCATGCATTTCATACCTGCATATATTTTGGATACAGTTACTAAGTTAGCAGGAGGAAGACCAAT aTTGGTAAAATTGCACACTAATGTCAATAATTCCTTGGATCGtttgagaaaatttattttcaccgAATGGAAGTATCCCAACCCTGGCCAGATTGAGTTACATAAGTCCTTATCAGACGAAGATAAACAGTCGTTTAACCTAGATATTAAATCGTTGGTATGGGTggaatttttcgccgatttgACACAAGGTGTCAGAACGTATCTGAACCACGAGCCTCCAAAAACATTGAGTAAAGCACGCTCCAAAGACAAAAC ATTAATGGTGACTCACTTGGGTTTACAAGCTGCTCTTTTGGGACTAGTTTGGTGGTTGGTGAAAATGATATTTGCCAGTACTTGGACTAAGACAGGCTTCGTTGTACCATTAGTTTATATCATGTTTGATATGTTGTAA